One genomic window of Cydia fagiglandana chromosome 20, ilCydFagi1.1, whole genome shotgun sequence includes the following:
- the LOC134674593 gene encoding protein unc-119 homolog: MSLVGKKCESITLLESNTEDVIPSDITPEDVLRLDRITDTYLCSPEANVYDIDFTRFKIRDLESGTVLFEIAKPPTDFGVDSEGAEDAPEEPLDPNAGRFVRYQFTPQFLKLKTVGATVEFTVGSRPVNHFRMIEKHFFRDTLLKTFDFEFGFCIPFSRNTCEHIYEFPTLPPDLVEEMIAAPFETCSDSFYFVDNQLVMHNKADYAYNGGINN; encoded by the exons ATGAGTTTAGTAGGAAAAAAGTGCGAATCAATAACCCTATTGGAATCGAATACAGAAGACGTAATACCCAGTGATATTACTCCTGAAGATGTTTTGAGGCTGGATAGAATCACTGACACATATCTGTGCAGCCCTGAGGCTAATGTATACGATATAGATTTTACGAGATTTAAGATCCGTGATCTAGAGAGTGGGACAGTGTTGTTCGAGATAGCGAAACCGCCGACGGACTTCGGTGTGGACAGCGAGGGCGCCGAGGACGCTCCAGAGGAGCCCTTGGACCCGAATGCGGGCAGATTCGTGCGATATCAGTTCACCCCGCAATTTTTAAAGTTGAAGACTGTTGGGGCTAC TGTGGAGTTCACGGTGGGTTCGCGTCCTGTCAACCACTTCAGAATGATCGAGAAGCACTTCTTCAGAGACACCCTGCTGAAGACCTTTGACTTTGAGTTTGGATTCTGCATTCCATTCTCCAGGAACACTTGTGAACACATATATGAGTTTCCTACGCTGCCACCAGATCTAG TTGAAGAGATGATTGCAGCACCATTTGAGACATGCTCGGACAGCTTCTACTTTGTGGACAACCAGCTGGTCATGCATAACAAGGCTGATTACGCCTACAATGGAGGTATCAACAACTAA
- the LOC134674946 gene encoding ribonuclease H1-like, with protein sequence MRNKLTHFSRSTSFKMSYNRNYYGNGSRNNHGGFQRDHEGYTHVYTDGACSSNGQQGARAGYGVYWGDNNRCNRSQPVSGRATNNTAEIQAATEAMRTARENGITKLAINTDSKFLKDSATKWMPGWQDNGWKTASGEPVKNQADFKEMIRAQGDLDVKWNYVKAHDGSHGNEIADRFAKEGAAKYK encoded by the exons ATGCGTAATAAGTTAACTCATTTCTCGAGATCCACGAGCTTCAAAATGTCGTACAACAGAAACTATTATGGAAATGGTTCAAGGAATAACCATGGCGGATTTCAAAGAGACCATGAAGGTTACACACATGTGTATACGGACGGGGCGTGCTCATCTAACGGCCAGCAAGGAGCTCGAGCTGGTTATGGAGTCTACTGGGGAGACAACAACCGTTGCAACAGGAGCCAGCCAGTCTCCGGCAGGGCCACGAACAACACCGCAGAAATACAAGCGGCTACAGAAGCCATGCGGACTGCTCGCGAAAATGGAATTACCAAACTGGCCATAAACACTGACTCGAAGTTTCTGAAGGATTCGGCTACTAAATGGATGCCAG GTTGGCAAGATAACGGATGGAAAACTGCATCCGGAGAGCCCGTGAAGAATCAAGCGGACTTCAAAGAGATGATTCGAGCCCAGGGGGATCTTGACGTCAAATGGAACTATGTCAAGGCTCATGACGGGAGTCATGGAAACGAGATAGCTGACAGATTTGCTAAGGAGGGCGCTGCTAAGTATAAGTAA